In Rhodospirillum rubrum ATCC 11170, a genomic segment contains:
- a CDS encoding ABC transporter permease, whose amino-acid sequence MVALLTLTPLTRRRLAAFRRNRRGFHSLWIFLTLFIISLGAELVANDKPLVLSYKGDLYFPVLKDYPETTFGGFFPTTADYRDPYVAEAIANDGWTVWPPVRFAYDTVNRTLDRPVPSAPTWDNPLGTDDQGRDVFARLLYGFRLSVLFGLALTALSSLIGVAAGAVQGYFGGWIDLLAQRVLEIWGGLPQLFVLIIVASVIQPGFWTLLLILLLFSWTALVGVVRAEFLRGRNFDYVRAAKALGMSDTKIMIKHVLPNAMVATLTFAPFILSGSVTALTALDFLGLGMPPGSPSLGELLRVGKENLQAPWLGFTGFIVLAAMLTLLVFIGEAVRDAFDPRKGADR is encoded by the coding sequence ATGGTCGCTCTGCTCACCCTCACGCCGCTGACCCGCCGCCGGCTCGCCGCCTTTCGCCGCAACCGCCGGGGCTTCCATTCCCTGTGGATCTTCCTCACCCTGTTCATCATCAGCCTGGGCGCCGAACTGGTCGCCAACGACAAGCCGCTGGTGCTGTCTTACAAGGGCGATCTTTATTTTCCGGTGCTGAAGGACTATCCCGAAACCACCTTCGGCGGCTTCTTTCCCACCACCGCCGATTACCGCGACCCCTATGTCGCCGAGGCCATCGCCAACGATGGCTGGACGGTTTGGCCACCGGTGCGCTTCGCCTATGACACCGTCAACCGCACCCTGGACCGGCCGGTGCCCTCGGCGCCGACCTGGGACAATCCGCTGGGCACCGACGATCAGGGCCGCGACGTTTTCGCCCGCCTGCTTTATGGCTTCCGGCTGTCGGTGTTGTTCGGCTTGGCTTTGACCGCGCTGTCATCGCTGATCGGCGTGGCCGCCGGCGCGGTGCAGGGCTATTTCGGCGGCTGGATCGACCTGCTGGCCCAACGCGTCCTGGAGATCTGGGGCGGTTTGCCCCAGCTTTTCGTTCTGATCATCGTCGCCAGCGTCATCCAACCCGGCTTCTGGACGCTGCTGCTGATCTTGCTGCTGTTCTCCTGGACCGCCCTGGTCGGCGTCGTCCGCGCCGAATTCCTGCGCGGGCGCAATTTCGATTACGTCCGCGCCGCCAAGGCGCTGGGCATGTCCGACACCAAGATCATGATCAAGCACGTTCTGCCCAACGCCATGGTCGCCACCTTGACCTTCGCGCCGTTCATCCTGTCGGGATCGGTCACCGCGCTGACCGCGCTGGATTTCCTGGGGCTGGGCATGCCGCCGGGTTCGCCGTCGCTGGGCGAGCTGCTGCGGGTGGGCAAGGAAAACCTCCAGGCGCCCTGGCTTGGCTTCACCGGCTTCATCGTTCTCGCCGCCATGCTGACCCTGTTGGTTTTCATCGGCGAGGCGGTGCGCGACGCCTTCGATCCGCGCAAAGGGGCCGACCGATGA
- a CDS encoding ABC transporter ATP-binding protein, which translates to MTTVTPPLPVAPLLPPLLSVENLQVRFGAGPEAVDAVRGVSFTIAKGETLALVGESGSGKSVTALSITRLLPYPPASHPGGAIFFDSEDLLHAPGARLRDVRGNRISMIFQEPMTSLNPLHSIERQVGEVLTLHKGLHGKARRARVIDLLRLVGLPQVEGRLGALPHELSGGQRQRVMIAMALANEPDLLIADEPTTALDVTIQAQILALLADLQKRFGMAILFITHDLSIVRRVADRVAVMKDGLIVETGTTAALFAAPSHPYTKALLASEPRGTPRLVPNAPEILSCDDLKVWFPIRKGVIRRTVGHIKAVDGISFSLKAGETLGVVGESGSGKTTLGLGLLRLVSSQGAIVFSGTRLDGLSNTAMRPLRRRLQIVFQDPYGSLSPRLSVGEIIGEGLAVHGLAGDRAGRRALVTQALSEVGLDPATQDRYPHEFSGGQRQRIAIARALVLKPEVIVLDEPTSALDVTVQAQIVDLLRDIQTRHAIAYVFISHDLRVVRALAAQVLVMKDGKVVEAGSGEQIFQAPRHDYTRALLAAALSLEADSSGIVKN; encoded by the coding sequence ATGACCACCGTGACTCCGCCCCTCCCGGTCGCCCCTCTGCTGCCCCCCCTGCTGTCGGTTGAAAACCTTCAGGTGCGCTTTGGCGCCGGCCCCGAGGCCGTTGACGCCGTGCGCGGCGTGTCGTTCACCATCGCCAAGGGCGAAACCCTGGCCCTGGTCGGCGAAAGCGGCTCGGGCAAATCGGTCACCGCCCTGTCGATCACCCGCCTGTTGCCCTATCCGCCGGCCAGCCACCCCGGCGGCGCCATCTTCTTCGATAGCGAAGACCTGCTCCATGCCCCGGGTGCCCGCCTGCGCGACGTGCGCGGCAACAGGATTTCAATGATCTTCCAGGAGCCGATGACCTCGCTCAACCCGCTCCATTCCATCGAGCGTCAGGTGGGCGAGGTGCTGACCCTGCACAAGGGCCTGCACGGCAAGGCCCGCCGCGCCCGGGTGATCGACTTGCTGCGCTTGGTCGGCCTGCCCCAGGTCGAGGGGCGCCTGGGCGCCCTGCCCCATGAGCTGTCGGGCGGCCAGCGCCAGCGGGTGATGATCGCCATGGCGCTGGCCAACGAACCCGATCTGCTGATCGCCGACGAACCGACCACCGCCCTTGATGTCACCATCCAGGCCCAGATCCTGGCCCTGCTCGCCGATCTGCAAAAGCGCTTCGGCATGGCGATCTTGTTCATCACCCATGATCTGTCGATCGTCCGCCGGGTCGCCGACCGGGTGGCGGTGATGAAGGACGGGCTGATCGTGGAAACCGGCACGACGGCGGCGCTGTTTGCCGCCCCCAGCCATCCCTACACCAAAGCCCTGTTGGCCAGCGAGCCGCGCGGCACGCCGCGCCTTGTTCCCAACGCCCCCGAGATCCTGTCCTGTGACGACCTCAAGGTCTGGTTTCCCATCCGCAAAGGGGTGATCCGCCGCACCGTTGGTCACATCAAGGCGGTCGACGGCATCTCGTTTTCGCTGAAGGCCGGGGAAACCTTGGGGGTTGTCGGCGAAAGCGGCAGCGGCAAGACCACCCTTGGCCTGGGCCTGTTGCGCCTAGTGTCCTCGCAAGGCGCCATCGTCTTTTCCGGCACCCGGCTGGACGGACTGTCGAACACGGCGATGCGGCCTTTGCGCCGCCGCTTGCAGATCGTCTTCCAAGACCCCTATGGCTCGCTCTCCCCCCGGCTTTCGGTCGGCGAGATCATTGGCGAGGGGCTGGCCGTCCATGGCTTGGCCGGCGATCGCGCCGGCCGCCGCGCCCTGGTCACCCAGGCTTTGAGCGAAGTCGGCCTCGATCCGGCGACCCAGGACCGCTATCCCCACGAGTTTTCCGGCGGTCAGCGCCAGCGCATCGCCATCGCCCGCGCCCTGGTGCTCAAGCCCGAGGTGATCGTGCTCGACGAGCCGACCAGCGCCCTTGACGTCACGGTGCAGGCGCAGATCGTCGATCTGCTGCGCGACATCCAAACCCGCCACGCCATCGCCTATGTCTTCATCAGCCATGATCTGCGCGTCGTCCGCGCCCTGGCCGCCCAGGTGCTGGTGATGAAGGACGGCAAGGTGGTCGAGGCCGGAAGCGGCGAGCAGATCTTCCAGGCGCCGCGCCATGACTATACGCGCGCCCTGCTCGCCGCCGCCCTGTCCCTTGAAGCCGACAGCAGCGGCATCGTGAAAAATTAA
- a CDS encoding FliM/FliN family flagellar motor switch protein produces MADEQDSKRISKQAVYTVPVEISVVLGKAVLRVNQLLKLGRGAVVELEQKISEPVEIYANDILVARGEVIITDGDKIGVTLTELVRSTAQHNG; encoded by the coding sequence ATGGCTGACGAGCAAGACAGCAAGCGCATTTCCAAACAGGCGGTTTATACCGTTCCCGTGGAAATCTCCGTGGTGCTCGGCAAGGCCGTGCTGCGGGTCAATCAATTGCTGAAACTGGGCCGTGGCGCCGTCGTCGAACTGGAACAGAAGATCAGCGAACCGGTGGAGATCTACGCCAACGACATTCTTGTCGCCCGTGGCGAAGTGATCATCACCGATGGCGACAAGATCGGCGTGACCCTGACCGAACTGGTCCGCTCCACCGCCCAGCACAACGGCTGA
- a CDS encoding LysE family translocator: MIVSPDTLWLFVPAALALNLTPGNDMLFCLGQGMRGGPAAGMAASLGVATGGVVHTLLAAFGLAALVAAHPGLFAVIRWVGVGYLLWLGLQTLRRPMAPPAFGQAPGGSAGVLRAWREGIVVNLLNPKVVVFVLAFLPQFVKPEAGPAVPQMLVLGGILSLGGTVVNGVVGALAGGIGRTLATSGRAREVFRWVSGLVFVGLAARLAFERR, translated from the coding sequence ATGATCGTTTCGCCCGACACCCTGTGGCTGTTCGTGCCGGCGGCTCTGGCGCTTAATCTGACGCCGGGCAATGACATGCTGTTTTGCCTGGGCCAGGGCATGCGCGGCGGGCCGGCCGCCGGGATGGCCGCCAGCCTGGGGGTGGCGACGGGCGGGGTTGTTCATACGCTGCTCGCCGCCTTTGGCTTGGCCGCCCTGGTCGCCGCCCATCCCGGGCTGTTCGCGGTGATCCGCTGGGTTGGCGTGGGCTATCTGCTGTGGTTGGGCCTGCAAACCCTGCGCCGGCCGATGGCGCCCCCGGCTTTTGGGCAAGCGCCAGGGGGCTCCGCCGGGGTTCTCCGGGCGTGGCGCGAGGGGATCGTCGTCAATCTGCTCAATCCCAAGGTGGTGGTTTTCGTGCTGGCCTTTCTGCCCCAGTTCGTCAAACCCGAAGCCGGGCCGGCGGTGCCGCAGATGCTGGTGCTGGGCGGCATTCTGAGCCTGGGTGGTACGGTGGTGAACGGCGTGGTCGGCGCCCTGGCCGGCGGCATCGGTCGCACCCTGGCGACCAGCGGCCGGGCGCGAGAGGTCTTTCGCTGGGTGAGCGGGCTGGTTTTCGTCGGGCTTGCCGCCCGTCTGGCTTTCGAACGGCGCTAA
- a CDS encoding TetR/AcrR family transcriptional regulator, translating to MEPREPLRPGGRSARIQDSVHRAVRALLGEADRGDVTIPLIAQRAGVTPSTIYRRWGDLAALLADVAAARLRPDGPPADTGDLRGDLEAWAEQLAEELASDAGRAIVRDLLAGGGEGTVCGRCAAYTRAQIEVMLTRASARGEAGPSADRVLDRVVAPIYYRLIFTLPPISGEQAVALIAACFDADSDADAALGGERREGRPR from the coding sequence ATGGAACCCAGGGAGCCCCTGCGACCCGGTGGTCGCAGCGCCCGCATTCAGGACTCGGTTCATCGGGCGGTGCGCGCCTTGCTGGGCGAGGCCGACCGGGGCGATGTGACGATTCCGCTGATCGCCCAAAGGGCGGGGGTGACGCCTTCGACGATTTATCGGCGCTGGGGTGATCTTGCCGCCTTGCTGGCCGATGTGGCGGCCGCCCGCCTGCGTCCCGATGGCCCCCCCGCCGATACCGGCGATCTGCGCGGCGATCTGGAGGCCTGGGCCGAGCAACTCGCCGAGGAACTGGCCTCCGATGCCGGGCGGGCGATAGTGCGCGATTTGCTGGCCGGGGGCGGCGAAGGAACGGTGTGCGGGCGCTGCGCGGCCTATACCCGCGCGCAGATCGAGGTGATGCTGACCCGCGCCAGCGCGCGTGGCGAAGCCGGGCCAAGCGCCGATCGGGTGCTCGATCGCGTGGTGGCGCCGATTTACTATCGTTTGATTTTCACCTTGCCGCCGATCTCGGGCGAGCAGGCCGTCGCCCTGATCGCCGCCTGCTTCGACGCCGACTCCGACGCCGACGCGGCCCTGGGGGGGGAGCGCAGGGAGGGACGTCCGCGATGA
- a CDS encoding MFS transporter — translation MPPIAPRSARALAPFAITLITFVGAASAPSPLYGLYQKAWGFSSLTLTAIFAVYAGALLLTLLITGSLSDHLGRRPVILSAIVLEIIAMALFSRAEGVSWLIAARLTQGVATGLATAALGAALIDIERTRGTLTNTVGSLAGMAIGALATATLIQLAPTAGDLVFPILMAIFIGEGLWIAAQSEPATPRPGAWASLKPSVGLPRAARRTFLLVAPIDIAIWALGGFYLSLGPALARGIATTPLPILGGLAIFALAMTGAGAIVVFNSLSPHRQIVLGAASMAGGVALTLLAAHGGGLALFFGGTVLAGIGFGVGFQGAVRSVMPLAGAGERAGLLAALYILSYASNSLPALAAGGLVGSFGLARVGDVYGGLVVALSLLALAGALVFPARSCGAGGKEAGPVSPEVSRAGCR, via the coding sequence ATGCCCCCCATCGCCCCCCGATCCGCCCGCGCCCTGGCCCCCTTCGCCATAACCCTGATAACGTTCGTCGGGGCGGCTTCGGCCCCCTCGCCGCTTTATGGCCTCTATCAAAAGGCCTGGGGATTCTCCTCGCTGACTTTGACGGCGATCTTCGCCGTTTATGCCGGGGCCCTGTTGCTCACCTTGCTGATAACCGGCTCGCTCTCCGACCATCTGGGCCGCCGTCCGGTCATCTTGTCGGCCATTGTCCTTGAGATCATCGCCATGGCGCTTTTTTCCCGGGCCGAGGGCGTTTCCTGGTTGATCGCCGCGCGTCTGACCCAGGGAGTGGCGACCGGCTTGGCGACCGCCGCCCTGGGCGCGGCGCTGATCGATATCGAGCGCACACGCGGCACGCTGACCAATACGGTCGGTTCCCTGGCCGGCATGGCGATCGGCGCCCTGGCGACGGCGACGCTGATCCAGCTCGCGCCGACGGCCGGCGACCTCGTCTTTCCGATCTTGATGGCGATTTTCATCGGAGAGGGGCTGTGGATCGCCGCCCAAAGCGAGCCGGCCACCCCACGCCCGGGCGCCTGGGCCTCGCTGAAGCCCTCGGTCGGCCTGCCGCGGGCGGCTCGGCGGACCTTTTTGCTGGTCGCCCCGATCGACATCGCCATCTGGGCCTTGGGTGGCTTCTATCTGTCGCTCGGCCCGGCCCTGGCCCGCGGCATCGCCACCACCCCCCTGCCGATCCTCGGCGGTCTGGCCATCTTCGCCCTAGCGATGACCGGGGCCGGGGCGATTGTCGTGTTCAACTCCCTCTCCCCCCATCGCCAGATCGTTCTTGGCGCGGCCAGCATGGCGGGCGGGGTGGCGCTCACCCTGCTGGCCGCCCATGGCGGCGGTCTGGCCCTGTTCTTTGGCGGGACGGTCCTGGCCGGGATTGGCTTTGGCGTGGGCTTCCAAGGAGCGGTGCGCTCGGTGATGCCGCTGGCCGGGGCGGGCGAGCGCGCCGGTCTGCTCGCGGCCCTCTACATCCTCAGCTATGCCTCCAACAGCCTGCCGGCCCTGGCGGCGGGCGGATTGGTCGGCTCCTTCGGCTTGGCGCGAGTCGGCGATGTCTATGGCGGGCTGGTCGTCGCCCTCAGCCTATTGGCCCTGGCCGGGGCGCTGGTCTTTCCCGCCCGATCCTGTGGGGCGGGCGGGAAAGAAGCGGGGCCGGTCAGCCCAGAAGTTTCGCGCGCAGGATGTCGTTGA